Proteins encoded together in one Ogataea parapolymorpha DL-1 chromosome III, whole genome shotgun sequence window:
- a CDS encoding DOCK-like protein has translation MPEWSPLSCFHYGRVVESFLPLKLLDKKDPKHKAIAQNFVNVHPGDQVYLFEQEEGGKWVRGYVVSLPMPSDFLTAGATLDRMPENRVSVAVLPRSCVEVVKEIPYNKTYTLSSDSLPPLPPESQALTDSFLDEIVFSLRSIAVYIFAVYSMNQFSLFQKLKDIYTELNDIRLQFLHGLLTKEEKVLAQKQVAALVNRISKLLAPVISNDVGGYLAISSRDEKTGQLFRANKNPENMINLAKVAQNQVFSALASNFPVSNADVSFVPEKCPKLQPALPSHILVDFKSVSGSSNIVPKGYDGITAYMYLRNTKKTITEAFNITIRPHESFELENISAALFKNIPASEVENTRVYLVAVLTENIKLTESKLPSIRKGIGAGVANITRIFSGKQGHLTAGQAHQFTIKLFSSYTSRNSQQLSVKPGMSPLPGVSSLMENNGWGELVDRIIAGSSKGVAINPRAEQITLSIKELKNNKLLDSIDARTSAIASIRPMLYSPLEPDYSRSYLTVNKCNLVAGLDKEKSFVTVEVKSPTQGLRFAKGTNEDPRKAWQFLTVSPDEYVGETVQIFNIDENSIIENEYLIFTVYLNGDSLGEGRYHLRSGHQIRETKKGAQVEIYGNGSSQVAAVDFDLQYVGKKYNADPAVATILDWKKFYSANLEGNYGTLIQVLAKAGKVELGTAVKFFPELLRTFLEIFNESRVKKLLSLEIAAFESVVRLLDVTIARQDHYNYVFSDFLEKYRNLPTVGEQLLHLMASYFSQVDTDWNSTGRALCRTSHLVLKLAAACYANSTAFAGVGTFFSNSAAKLLAIKQDSILPDQLLIAESLELWLDVLREFYDDAHLLKMAAKWIDAIGLQGLGAADDVPSKKKSHEHRLIVSKLLFIRRLLNSWLIHTSSVETRDTLMASALKWALQVVLSEQIDIDAIRLALGIILAFDTACFGEDRLFHDDSKQAYVTIARLLPVLGETFRRCLVHCQKNGYLKPRRTFTQLFPVAYPFPEHTIDSAVNNESFCEVLIELAVLIAIHAKIGRANGDAMSQYLVKKTTSPAYEALNGLLGAPGSVLDSPTKPFDTVRWVVSTMSAKYYPADKWLSLRALITEGILSLTEFVYPMAVRILPPPGEVDGFNVRVWHKYLVAIMRCATAKTSSLEHLHDIPRKCCYQLEGDIRPRAAGLVQSVWNSLGVRCAEKTAQRFEIEKCGGFQTLFIADEKYTIVGDVLLLCFQRNTTCVDVGVKILWSMMVDEWLNKQSLEELQRLCIVSIYEIFHTENSYSPGPEEIVGFISHLANSVKLDPEDEAHGPVMGLIDKLSAYLENMNQLQKIPKGSEFDDDRMYYKLKLSQYLANVDRPEVFQSFVNDLYQSNLERGHYVQAALSLGLLADTYSWDPETEVAACERPPFPKQTAFQRKEQLYKMIASNFVRGKRLEQAVDVYQELLRAYMAYNFDLRGLSYCHGELAKIYKALETVDRVESSYFRIEFIGAGFPDALRNKQYIYEGLAFEHITSMIQRLLRLYPGAHLISSEEELQKLKDSEPAGKHIHVKSVAPYKDMSGDKLSLRTKQYVDNKDLRQFQATRRLAGSTGIQDLWTEEVTYETYAPFPTLMNRSEIKTTTVTKLSPVENALRSLSARNESLEDLEQTLLQAVKKTEDYSQLSQSAIFGELSRVLAGTVDSPVNGGAGQYRVFFGKTDKDGAEQAVEAKFEQLVQNLYRLLRVHALLVPDSLLESHKSLVELFGANFAPEIDNLHLSLGELMDVDKIRETPQNVSLYESASSLHLTITNTSSNASVHSNSSEPRFSQSLASPGVRLYTKAMV, from the coding sequence ATGCCTGAATGGAGCCCGTTGTCGTGCTTCCACTACGGAAGAGTCGTCGAGTCATTTCTGCcgctcaagctgctggacaaaaaaGACCCCAAGCACAAGGCCATTGCCCAGAACTTTGTCAACGTCCACCCTGGAGATCAGGTGTACCTTTTCGAGCAGGAAGAAGGCGGCAAATGGGTCCGGGGATACGTTGTCTCGCTGCCCATGCCGTCAGATTTTCTTACCGCGGGGGCCACGCTGGACAGAATGCCTGAGAACCGGGTTTCTGTGGCCGTCCTGCCCAGATCTTGCGTGGAAGTCGTGAAAGAGATCCCGTATAACAAGACCTATACGCTTAGCTCAGACTCGCTGCCTCCGTTGCCACCGGAGTCACAGGCCCTCACAGactcgtttttggacgagatcgtgTTTTCGCTGCGCTCCATTGCCGTCTACATCTTTGCGGTTTACTCCATGAACCAGTTCTCTCTGTTCCAAAAATTAAAAGACATATACACCGAGCTGAACGACATTCGGCTGCAGTTTCTGCACGGCCTGCTCACAAAGGAGGAGAAGGTGCttgcacagaaacaggttGCAGCGCTTGTAAACAGGATAtccaagctgctggccCCGGTAATCTCCAACGACGTAGGTGGCTACCTGGCTATTTCATCCAGAGACGAAAAAACGGGCCAGCTCTTCAGGGCCAACAAAAACCCAGAAAACATGATAAACCTCGCAAAAGTCGCACAGAACCAGGTGTTTTCGGCCCTCGCATCCAACTTCCCCGTCAGCAACGCAGACGTCTCCTTTGTGCCCGAAAAATGCCCCAAATTGCAGCCTGCGCTCCCGTCGCACATTCTCGTGGATTTTAAATCCgtttctggctcctcgAACATCGTCCCAAAAGGGTACGACGGGATAACCGCGTACATGTACTTGCGCAATACCAAGAAGACCATCACGGAAGCGTTTAACATCACGATTCGGCCGCACGAGAGcttcgagctggaaaataTTTCTGCAGCTCTGTTTAAAAATATTCCAGCCAGCGAGGTGGAAAATACCAGAGTCTACCTGGTGGCCGTTTTGACCGAGAACATCAAACTCACAGAGAGCAAACTGCCCTCGATCCGCAAGGGGATAGGCGCCGGTGTCGCCAACATCACGCGAATTTTCAGCGGGAAACAAGGCCATCTGACTGCGGGCCAGGCTCACCAGTTCACCATAAAACTGTTCAGCTCGTACACTTCACGAAACTCCCAGCAGCTGAGTGTCAAGCCGGGCATGAGTCCGCTCCCGGGCGTGTCGTCGCTCATGGAAAACAACGGCTGGGGAGAGCTCGTGGACCGAATCATTGCTGGATCCAGCAAAGGGGTGGCCATCAACCCAAGAGCAGAGCAGATCACTCTCTCcatcaaagagctcaaaaacaacaaGCTGTTGGACTCTATCGATGCGAGAACGTCTGCCATTGCGTCGATCCGGCCAATGCTGTACAGTCCGCTGGAGCCAGACTACAGCAGATCGTATTTGACGGTCAACAAATGCAATCTGGTGGCAGGTCTTgacaaggagaagagcTTTGTCACCGTGGAGGTCAAGTCACCCACTCAGGGGCTACGTTTTGCCAAGGGCACGAACGAGGACCCGCGCAAGGCGTGGCAGTTCCTGACAGTTTCGCCGGACGAGTATGTTGGCGAGACCGTCCAGATTTTCAATATCGATGAAAACTCGATCATTGAGAACGAGTACCTGATATTTACCGTTTACTTAAACGGGGACTCCCTTGGCGAGGGACGGTACCATCTGCGGTCCGGCCACCAGATCCGCGAGACCAAGAAGGGCGCCCAGGTGGAGATTTACGGTAATGGTAGCAGCCAGGTGGCCGCAGTGGATTTTGACCTGCAGTATGTGGGGAAAAAGTACAACGCCGACCCGGCggtggccaccattttGGACTGGAAGAAGTTCTATAGCGCCAATCTCGAGGGCAACTATGGAACGCTGATCCAGGTGCTGGCGAAAGCAGGCAAGGTGGAGCTGGGGACGGCGGTGAAATTTTTCCccgagctgctgcgcacGTTTTTGGAGATTTTCAACGAGTCGCGTGTCAAGAAGCTACTTTCGCTGGAGATTGCCGCTTTCGAGAGCGTCGTGCGTCTGCTCGACGTGACCATCGCGCGCCAGGACCACTATAATTACGTTTTTTCGGACTTCCTGGAGAAATACAGAAACCTACCGACTGTCggcgagcagctgctgcatTTGATGGCTTCGTATTTTTCGCAGGTCGACACCGACTGGAACTCGACGGGCCGTGCGCTGTGTCGCACGTCGCACCTCGTGCTCAAACTTGCGGCCGCGTGCTACGCCAACTCGACCGCGTTTGCCGGCGTCGGCACCTTCTTTAGCAACTCGGCCGCCAAGCTGCTTGCCATCAAGCAGGACTCAATTTTGCccgaccagctgctgatTGCTGAGTCGCTGGAGTTGTGGCTCGACGTGCTACGCGAGTTCTACGATGATGCGCACCTGCTCAAGATGGCGGCCAAGTGGATCGACGCGATCGGGTTGCAGGGCCTCGGTGCAGCAGACGACGTGCCgtccaagaaaaaaagccaCGAGCACCGTCTGATCGTGAGCAAGCTGCTATTTATTCGCCGGCTGCTGAATTCCTGGCTCATTCACACCTCCTCCGTCGAAACTCGCGACACGCTGATGGCCAGCGCGCTCAAATGGGCGCTCCAGGTGGTCTTGAGCGAGCAGATCGACATCGACGCCATCCGGCTCGCGCTCGGGATCATCCTGGCGTTCGACACCGCGTGCTTCGGCGAAGATCGCCTGTTCCACGACGACAGCAAACAGGCGTACGTGACAATCGCGCGGCTGCTGCCTGTGCTGGGTGAGACGTTCCGCAGATGCCTTGTGCACTGCCAGAAAAACGGCTATCTCAAGCCGCGCAGAACGTTCACGCAGCTGTTCCCCGTGGCTTACCCGTTCCCAGAGCACACGATCGACTCGGCCGTTAACAACGAGTCCTTCTGCGAGGTGCTGATCGAGCTGGCCGTGCTGATCGCGATCCACGCCAAGATCGGCAGGGCCAACGGCGACGCCATGAGCCAGTACctggtgaagaaaaccACGTCGCCCGCGTACGAGGCGCTGAACGGGCTGCTGGGCGCGCCCGGCAGCGTGCTGGACTCGCCCACAAAGCCGTTCGACACGGTTCGGTGGGTGGTTTCCACTATGTCGGCGAAATATTATCCGGCCGATAAATGGCTGTCGCTGCGCGCACTCATCACAGAGGGCATCCTGTCGCTGACGGAATTTGTTTATCCGATGGCGGTTCGGATCCTCCCGCCACCGGGCGAGGTGGACGGGTTCAACGTGCGCGTCTGGCACAAGTACCTCGTGGCGATCATGAGGTGTGCTACCGCGAAGACGTCGTCGTTAGAGCATCTGCACGATATCCCGCGCAAGTGCTGCTACCAGCTGGAGGGCGACATCCGGCCGCGTGCTGCGGGCCTTGTGCAGTCTGTGTGGAACAGTCTGGGCGTGCGGTGTGCTGAGAAAACGGCGCAGCGGTTTGAAATCGAGAAATGCGGCGGGTTCCAGACGCTATTTATTGCCGACGAAAAATATACCATCGTAGGCGacgtgctgctgctgtgtTTCCAGCGCAACACAACGTGTGTGGATGTCGGCGTTAAAATTCTGTGGTCAATGATGGTCGATGAGTGGCTGAACAAGCAGAGTCTTGAGGAATTGCAACGGCTGTGCATCGTCTCGATCTACGAAATTTTCCACACCGAAAATAGCTACTCTCCTGGCCCGGAGGAAATTGTGGGTTTCATCAGCCATCTTGCCAACTCGGTCAAGCTGGACCCCGAGGACGAGGCGCATGGCCCAGTCATGGGGCTTATCGACAAGTTGTCGGCGTATCTCGAGAACATGAACCAGCTGCAGAAAATCCCCAAGGGCAGCGagttcgacgacgacagaATGTACTACAAGCTAAAACTGTCACAGTATCTTGCCAATGTGGACCGTCCCGAGGTGTTCCAGTCGTTTGTAAACGACCTGTACCAATCGAACCTCGAACGCGGCCATTATGTGCAGGCTGCTCTGTCGCTCGGACTTTTGGCCGACACGTACTCCTGGGACCCGGAAACAGAGGTGGCGGCGTGCGAGCGGCCGCCGTTCCCGAAACAGACCGCGTTCCAGCGCAAGGAGCAGCTCTACAAGATGATTGCGTCCAACTTCGTCCGTGGTAAGCGTCTCGAACAGGCCGTCGACGTGTACCAGGAGCTGCTACGCGCGTACATGGCCTACAACTTCGATCTGCGCGGGCTGAGCTACTGTCACGGCGAGCTCGCGAAAATCTACAAGGCACTGGAGACGGTCGACCGTGTCGAATCGAGCTACTTCCGCATCGAGTTCATTGGAGCCGGGTTCCCTGACGCGCTGCGCAACAAGCAGTATATCTACGAGGGACTTGCGTTTGAGCACATCACGTCGATGATCCAACGGCTGTTGCGACTGTATCCAGGAGCACATCTCATTAGtagcgaggaggagctgcaaaagctcaaggatAGCGAGCCAGCAGGAAAACATATCCATGTCAAAAGCGTGGCTCCGTACAAGGACATGAGCGGCGACAAGCTGTCGCTGCGCACAAAACAGTACGTGGACAACAAGGACCTGCGCCAGTTCCAGGCAACACGCAGACTTGCCGGCTCGACGGGTATCCAGGATCTGTGGACAGAGGAGGTGACGTACGAGACGTATGCTCCGTTCCCTACGCTGATGAACCGGTCGGAAATCAAAACCACAACGGTGACGAAGCTGTCGCCCGTGGAGAACGCGTTGAGGTCGCTGAGTGCCAGAAACGAAAGCTTGGAAGATTTGGAACAGACGCTGCTGCAGGCAGTCAAAAAAACCGAGGACTACTCGCAATTGTCGCAGTCTGCCATTTTTGGCGAGTTGTCGCGGGTGCTTGCAGGGACGGTTGACTCGCCTGTGAATGGCGGGGCGGGCCAATACAGGGTGTTTTTCGGAAAGACAGACAAAGACGGCGCAGAGCAGGCGGTGGAAGCcaagtttgagcagctggtgcaaAATCTGTACCGGCTGCTCAGAGTCCATGCTCTGCTCGTGCCGGACTCACTGTTGGAGAGCCATAAGAGTCtggtggagctgtttggcgCCAATTTTGCGCCAGAAATCGACAATTTACATCTAAGCTTGGGCGAGCTGATGGATGTGGATAAGATCAGAGAAACGCCTCAGAACGTGTCGCTCTACGAGTCCGCCAGCTCGCTCCACCTCACCAtcaccaacaccagcagcaacgcATCGGTCCACTCGAACTCCTCGGAACCCAGGTTCTCCCAGAGTCTAGCCTCGCCAGGAGTGCGTCTGTATACAAAAGCAATGGTATAG
- a CDS encoding Pre-rRNA-processing protein TSR2: MELVLEDPGYLCAVEPRKTLELADEKAQANFELGVAMLVHGWQILTTAVDNSWGGPESAEKRDWITAVVIDLFKQNKEVDIILIHETLFNAMEDEFDVLVEDQSTVHIATAVVQIYQECLAGKYDRVQTMYQKYLQKQEYRKTHGIEKVEVQEDDSDDDSDEDQDEDEDMMDADVPQLQERASQPREEIIDEDGFTVVTRKGRR; the protein is encoded by the coding sequence ATGGAGCTAGTACTCGAAGACCCCGGATACTTGTGTGCTGTGGAGCCACGCAAGACGTTGGAGCTTGCTGACGAGAAAGCACAGgccaattttgagctcggcGTCGCGATGCTCGTGCACGGATGGCAGATCCTCACCACCGCCGTCGATAACAGCTGGGGAGGACCAGAGTCTGCAGAGAAAAGAGACTGGATCACCGCCGTGGTGATCGACCTGTTCAAACAGAACAAAGAGGTGGACATTATTTTGATTCACGAGACTCTATTTAACGCCATGGAGGACGAGTTCGACGTCCTTGTCGAGGACCAGAGCACAGTCCACATAGCCACCGCTGTGGTCCAGATCTACCAGGAGTGTCTCGCTGGCAAGTACGATCGTGTGCAGACAATGTACCAGAAATACCTACAGAAGCAGGAGTATCGCAAGACCCACGGCATCGAGAAAGTTGAGGTCCAAGAAGACGATagcgacgacgacagcgacgaggaccaggacgaggacgaagacaTGATGGACGCCGACGTGCCACAGCTGCAGGAACGCGCTAGCCAGCCGCGCGAGGAgatcattgacgaggacggctTCACGGTCGTCACGAGAAAGGGCAGACGCTAA
- a CDS encoding Serine/threonine-protein phosphatase 2B catalytic subunit A1 gives MPGNDRVFANNGLPDYKFLRRHFRQQGRLSEEQVLLILEMAAAALRKEPNMVRVSAPVTVCGDVHGQFYDLCKLFEICDDPDKTSYLFLGDYVDRGSYSLECLLLLYAMKINHPDTFFMLRGNHESEQMTSFFTFKDECLKKHSLAVYEKSLESFKALPLAALMDSQFFCVHGGISQHLRWLRDLDKIDRFVANFPSSGLYCDLMWADPSNDYDSAADEPDFVENYERGCSYMFSFRAVETFLKDNGLLSVIRAHQAQDSGYRMYKRTIAQRFPSMITLFSAPNYCGTYGNKAAVLRYDRSLMNIRQFGSQPEPYRLPNGLDAFTWSIPFVAERTSDILLQLLNICSAEELGGGTNEAEAEARPMDYAALRKKILAIGRVSRMFNMLREEAQKVEQLRTLAGGDALPKGVLLNGQDELDRKLTSFEHARLADLPNEAMPRK, from the coding sequence ATGCCGGGAAATGACCGTGTTTTCGCCAACAACGGCTTGCCCGACTACAAGTTCCTGCGCCGCCACTTCCGCCAGCAAGGACGGCTTTCTGAGGAGCAGGTGCTGCTGATTCTGGAAATGGCCGCCGCCGCGTTGCGAAAAGAGCCCAATATGGTGCGTGTGTCCGCGCCGGTGACGGTTTGCGGCGATGTGCATGGCCAATTCTACGATCTGTGCAAGCTATTTGAGATCTGCGACGATCCCGACAAGACCTCGTACCTGTTTCTCGGAGACTACGTGGACCGCGGCTCGTACTCACTGGAGtgtttgctgctgctgtacGCGATGAAAATAAACCATCCGGACACTTTCTTCATGCTACGTGGCAACCACGAGTCTGAGCAGATGACGTCGTTCTTCACGTTCAAGGACGAATGTCTCAAAAAACACAGTCTGGCCGTGTACGAGAAATCGCTCGAGTCATTCAAGGCGCTTCCGCTGGCCGCGCTGATGGACAGCCAGTTTTTCTGCGTCCATGGCGGGATATCGCAGCACTTGCGCTGGCTACGCGATCTCGATAAGATCGACCGTTTCGTGGCCAACTTCCCGTCGTCGGGGCTGTACTGCGACCTGATGTGGGCCGACCCGTCGAACGACTACGACTCGGCCGCGGACGAGCCGGACTTTGTTGAGAACTACGAGCGCGGCTGCTCGTATATGTTCTCTTTCCGCGCCGTCGAGACGTTTTTGAAGGATAACGGGCTTTTGAGCGTGATCCGCGCGCACCAGGCCCAGGACTCGGGCTATCGCATGTACAAACGGACGATAGCGCAAAGATTTCCGTCCATGATCACGCTGTTCTCTGCCCCCAACTACTGCGGCACATATGGCAACAAAGCAGCAGTGCTCCGCTATGACCGGTCTTTAATGAACATCCGGCAGTTTGGGTCGCAGCCAGAGCCCTACCGGCTGCCAAACGGGCTGGATGCGTTCACGTGGTCGATTCCGTTCGTTGCCGAGCGCACATCGGACattctgctgcagctgctcaacatctGCTcggccgaggagctgggcGGCGGCACAAACGAGGCCGAGGCAGAAGCCAGACCCATGGACTACGCAGCGCTGCGCAAAAAGATCCTGGCAATCGGCAGGGTGTCGAGAATGTTCAACATGCTGCGAGAAGAGGCCCAGAAggtggagcagctgcgcaCGCTGGCGGGCGGAGACGCGCTGCCGAAGGgcgtgctgctcaacgGGCAGGACGAGTTGGACCGCAAGCTGACGTCGTTCGAGCACGCGAGGCTCGCCGATCTGCCCAACGAGGCCATGCCTCGCAAATGA
- a CDS encoding Serine/threonine-protein phosphatase 2B catalytic subunit: MSPLQNLKAHENSVKIENALRHVKKRDEAAAPGDPTVYVDEQGETFITTDRIVKTISPPSFRIPADAEVFPDGRKPDYKFLMHHFKQEGRLSEQQLTYILQESAAIFEQEPNMLKVPCPATVVGDIHGQYYDLCKMLNMCGDPAKTQYLFLGDYVDRGDYSMECLILLLAMKINFPKSFWILRGNHETKRMTEHFTFKRECAVKYSLAIYKEALNTFKMMPFCAVLNEQFFCCHGGLSPELERLSDISKINRFRYDFPSRGLFSDIMWSDPAPEYDTEVLSPTDYDSYFRDNYERHCSYYYSYHAVCHFLEKNNLLSVIRAHQAQDAGYRMYRKNEATGFPSVITLFSAPNYCGTYRNKAAALIYDGSTFNIKQFVATDSPYHLPDFMDVFEWSLPFVSEKVLDILVSILNICTEDELEEETVVARDVVKSLQDVPETSPETTLAAVTGPATGVSPLEARASLRKKLLSIGRMSRMFNILREEAEKVEHLKTYSGGKLPRGVLMDGREELHNRLKSFSEAREADLQNEALPPSAEELERIEEERQRKAREYIEGADQWSHSA; this comes from the coding sequence ATGAGCCCGCTCCAGAACCTCAAGGCGCACGAAAACTCGGTCAAGATCGAAAACGCGCTGCGCCACGTAAAGAAGCGCGACGAGGCCGCTGCGCCCGGCGACCCTACCGTCTATGTCGACGAGCAGGGCGAAACCTTTATCACCACCGACCGCATCGTCAAGACCATCAGTCCTCCATCGTTCCGCATCCCTGCGGACGCTGAAGTGTTCCCAGATGGGAGGAAACCAGACTACAAGTTTCTGATGCACCATTTCAAGCAGGAAGGAAGATTGTCCGAACAGCAGCTCACGTACATTCTCCAGGAGTCGGCCGCGATTTTCGAGCAGGAACCAAACATGCTCAAGGTGCCCTGTCCGGCGACCGTGGTGGGCGACATCCACGGCCAGTATTACGACCTGTGCAAGATGCTCAACATGTGCGGCGACCCGGCCAAGACACAGTACCTGTTTCTAGGAGACTACGTCGACCGTGGCGACTACTCGATGGAATGTCTGAtcttgctgctggccaTGAAAATCAACTTTCCCAAGTCGTTCTGGATTCTCCGAGGAAACCACGAGACCAAGCGCATGACCGAGCATTTCACGTTCAAGCGTGAATGTGCCGTCAAGTACTCGCTGGCCATCTACAAGGAGGCGCTCAACACTTTCAAGATGATGCCCTTCTGCGCGGTGCTGAACGAGCAGTTTTTCTGCTGCCACGGCGGGCTCTCGCCCGAGCTCGAGAGACTCAGCGATATTAGCAAAATCAACAGATTCAGATACGATTTCCCGTCCCGAGGACTTTTCAGCGACATCATGTGGTCGGACCCGGCTCCCGAGTACGACACAGAGGTCCTCTCGCCCACAGACTACGACTCCTACTTCAGAGACAACTACGAGCGACACTGCTCGTACTATTACTCGTACCACGCCGTGTGCCACTTTCTCGAGAAAAATAATCTGTTGAGTGTCATCAGAGCGCACCAAGCGCAGGACGCCGGTTACAGAATGTACCGAAAGAACGAGGCCACCGGGTTCCCCTCGGTGATCACTTTGTTTTCTGCCCCGAACTATTGTGGCACCTATAGAAACAAGGCTGCGGCCCTGATCTACGACGGCTCCACGTTCAACATCAAACAGTTTGTGGCCACCGATTCGCCGTACCATCTGCCGGACTTCATGGACGTTTTCGAGTGGTCGCTGCCGTTTGTGTCGGAAAAAGTGCTTGACATCCTCGTTTCCATCCTCAACATTTGCACagaggacgagctcgaggaggagaCCGTGGTGGCGCGCGACGTGGTCAAGTCGCTGCAGGACGTGCCCGAGACGTCTCCGGAAACCACTCTGGCCGCCGTCACCGGGCCGGCGACCGGCGTGTCGCCGCTAGAGGCACGCGCCTCGCTGCGCAAGAAGCTACTCTCGATCGGCCGCATGTCGCGCATGTTTAACATTTTGCGcgaggaggccgagaaagTCGAGCATCTCAAGACGTACTCGGGCGGGAAACTGCCCCGTGGCGTGCTAATGGACGGCCGCGAGGAGCTGCACAACAGACTGAAGTCGTTCTCGGAAGCAAGAGAGGCAGATCTCCAGAACGAGGCGTTGCCGCCGTCTgccgaggagctcgagagGATCGAAGAAGAGCGCCAGCGGAAGGCCAGAGAGTACATCGAGGGCGCGGATCAGTGGTCTCACAGCGCATAG